The genomic interval CGAAGTCGCCCAGGCGGTCGACGTAGACGTCCCGCTCCTCGACCTCCAGCCCCAGACGCTCCCTCGCCAGATACATCAGCGAGTCGCGGGTGACGCCCGGCAGGATCGAGGGCGAGCGCGGGGTGACGACCTTCCCGTCCCGCGTGATGCCGAAGAAGTTGGCCGAGCCGACCTCCTCGATCTTCGTGTGGGTCTCGGGGTCGAGGTAGATGCCGTCGGCGAAACCCTGGCCCCGCGCCTCCTGGCCGGGGAGGAGGCTCGCCGCGTAGTTGCCGCCCACCTTGGCCGCGCCCGTGCCGTTGGGGGCCGCGCGGTCGTAGCGAGAGACGACGAAGTTGGTGGGCGTCAGGCCGCCCTTGAAGTAGGGCCCCACCGGGAAGCAGAAGACCGAGAAGAGGAACTCGGGAGCGCTGGCGACCCGGACGTTGTGGCCCACGCCGATCAGGAAGGGCCGCAGGTAGAGCGCCCCGCCCGTGCCGTAGGGCGGGAGGTAGCCCAGATTGGCCCGCACGACCTGACGGCAGGCGTCGATAAAGGTTTCGGTGGGAACGGGCGGCATGAGCAGCCGGGCGGAGCTGCGGTGCATCCGCGCCGCGTTGCGGTCCGGGCGGAAGAGGTTGACCGAGCCGTCGCGGCAGCGGTAGGCCTTGAGCCCCTCGAAGCACTGCTGGCCGTAATGCAGCGCGCTCGACGCCTCGCTGATGTGGAGCGTGTTGTCCCCCGTGAGCGTGCCCCCGTCCCACGCGCCGCCCCGCCAGTGGGAGAGGTAGCGCAGGTCGGTCCGAAGGTAGTCGAAACCCAGCGTCGGCCAGTCGATGTTCGGGCGGCTCATGGCTCCCCACCCTAGCGCGGAAGCGGGAGGACGGGAGAGCCTCAGACCAGCCAACTCACGAGCGTCACGGTGACGTGCCAGCCAGCGTGCGCGAGCATCGCCGTCTCCAGGTTGCGGCGCCAGTACAGCCAGCCGAAAGCCACCCCCACGACCGCGTTGAGGAGGACGGTGCGCGCCACGACGGCAGGCGTCAGCTCGGTCGCCAGCCCCGCCGCCCCGAGGTGTCCGAGGCCAAAGAGCAGGGCCGAGACGATCACCGCCCCCCACATCACCCCGGCCCCAGGAGCGCCCCGTCCCCCCCACAGGACGCGCCAGCCGAGCCACGCGAGCAAGGTCATCACCCCCCAGCGCAGCAGGAGTTCCTCCGCGAGCCCCCCGTAGAGGACGCCCGTGAGCGTTTCGAGGAGGGAGCGGGGACGGCCCAGGCTGAGGGTGGCCCCCGCCGCGCCGAGCAGGGGCCGGGTAAGGGCGTCGAGCCCCACGAGGCCGACCCCGGTCACGGCCCCCACCAGGAGCCCGGCCACCCCGTCCCCCCGGGTGAAGGGCCGGTCCGAGAGCCCGGCGACCACCGAGCGCAGCCCCACCCTGGGGGCCAGGAGGACCCCCAGCGCCACGCTCCCGAGGATCAGAACGCCGGGCTGGATCAGCGAGAGGGCCGCGAGCAGGGCGGGGGAGAGGTCGCCCGGCAGGCTCGGCAGCGGCCCCTCGCCCCGCGCGACGCGTCCGAACAGGTCGAGCAGGGTGGGGTACAGCCCGAGCAGACCGACGAGGCCCACGGCCGCGAGCCGGGCGAAGGCGGGGAGGAAGGCGGGTGCAGGTCGAGCGGTCGTCATCGAACTCCCTTCCGGGCGGGGCGGTGAAAGAGGGCGTCCCCTGAAAGCCTCCCAAGGACGCACGCCGCCCCTCCCGTGCTGTACTGGGAGGATCATGACCGAAGACAGCATCCACGACGGCGGTGTGCCCCGCCAGGCCGAGGCCTCCTCCGACTCCGGCGCCGCCGCGCTCCGGCGCTGGCTGCCCGTGGTGGCGGGCGGCATCGCCGGGGCGGTCACGGTCACGCTGCTCAACGAGGGGGTCCGGCAGATCATGCCCCACGCGCCGCGCATGGAGGTGATCGGCGAGCGGGCGCTGAGCCGGTCGCTGGACGCGGTGGGGGTGGACCCTCCCCGGGGTGAGGACCTCTACCGCTGGACCCTGCTCGGCGACCTCGCCTCGAACACCCTGTACTACGCGCTCGTGGGAGTCGGCGACCCGCGGGGCGCCTGGGGCCGGGGAGGGGCCCTCGGGCTGGCGGCGGGGCTGGGCGCCGCGCTCCTGCCGAGGCCGCTGGGGCTGGGGCACCAGCCGGGGGCACGGGCGCCGCTCACCCCGCTCCTGACGGTGGGCTGGTACCTCGCGGGCGGGCTCGCGGCGGCGGCCGCGTACCGGGGGGCGGCGGGAGCGATGGAAACCT from Deinococcus aestuarii carries:
- a CDS encoding CPBP family intramembrane glutamic endopeptidase, which codes for MTTARPAPAFLPAFARLAAVGLVGLLGLYPTLLDLFGRVARGEGPLPSLPGDLSPALLAALSLIQPGVLILGSVALGVLLAPRVGLRSVVAGLSDRPFTRGDGVAGLLVGAVTGVGLVGLDALTRPLLGAAGATLSLGRPRSLLETLTGVLYGGLAEELLLRWGVMTLLAWLGWRVLWGGRGAPGAGVMWGAVIVSALLFGLGHLGAAGLATELTPAVVARTVLLNAVVGVAFGWLYWRRNLETAMLAHAGWHVTVTLVSWLV
- a CDS encoding branched-chain amino acid aminotransferase; this encodes MSRPNIDWPTLGFDYLRTDLRYLSHWRGGAWDGGTLTGDNTLHISEASSALHYGQQCFEGLKAYRCRDGSVNLFRPDRNAARMHRSSARLLMPPVPTETFIDACRQVVRANLGYLPPYGTGGALYLRPFLIGVGHNVRVASAPEFLFSVFCFPVGPYFKGGLTPTNFVVSRYDRAAPNGTGAAKVGGNYAASLLPGQEARGQGFADGIYLDPETHTKIEEVGSANFFGITRDGKVVTPRSPSILPGVTRDSLMYLARERLGLEVEERDVYVDRLGDFAEAGACGTAAVITPIGGVQHGETFHVFHSETEVGPVTRRLYDELTGIQFGDVEAPEGWTVKVE